From the genome of Chanos chanos chromosome 5, fChaCha1.1, whole genome shotgun sequence, one region includes:
- the trnau1apb gene encoding tRNA selenocysteine 1-associated protein 1-like isoform X2: MFNRMTSLWMGDLDPYMDENFIKQAFSTMGETAYGVKIINHRLSGGSAGYCFVELADEASVDRCVHRLNGKLVPGSNPPRKFKLNYATYGKRPESGPEFSVFVGDLTSEVDDYQLHQFFLKKYPSCKGAKVVTDPYGNSKGYGFVKFGDESEQKKALEEFQNASGLGGKPIRISIAINKSNKTNNYHNQNHNYNNYQQQYYQQSYNNYYPQWGYDQYNNYNYGYNPYTTPPPVPHGMMGPPPPMGMPPMPSDMQMSTEPQESTEEAEEENVEDPNPPVDVEALNKQYMERSEELYDSLMSCHWQPLDSVTSEIPAVNGS; this comes from the exons ATGTTTAATCGAATGACAAGCCTGTGGATGGGTGAC CTGGACCCATATATGGACGAAAATTTCATCAAGCAAGCTTTCAGCACCATGGGGGAGACGGCATATGGTGTTAAAATTATAAATCATCGGCTATCAGG AGGATCTGCTGGATATTGCTTTGTGGAGTTGGCAGACGAGGCCAGCGTTGATCGTTGTGTTCATAGACTGAATGGGAAGCTGGTCCCGGGATCAAATCCA cCGAGGAAGTTCAAGCTGAATTATGCAACGTATGGGAAAAGGCCGGAGAGTGG GCCCgagttctctgtctttgtcgGAGATCTTACTTCAGAAGTGGACGACTATCAGCTCCATCAGTTCTTCTTGAAAAAATACCCTTCATGCAAAGGGGCCAAAGTGGTCACAGATCCATATGGGAACTCAAA AGGTTACGGCTTCGTGAAGTTTGGTGATGAAAGTGAACAGAAGAAAGCCCTGGAAGAGTTTCAGAATGCCTCAGGCCTAGGAGGAAAACCCATCAGAATTAGCATCGCCATAAACAAGAG CAACAAAACTAACAATTACCACAACCAGaaccacaactacaacaactaccAACAGCAATACTACCAGCAATCCTACAACAACTACTACCCTCAGTGGGGTTATGATCAGTACAACAATTACAACTATGGCTATAACCCCTACACTACACCACCTCCAGTTCCACATGGGATGATGGGACCACCTCCACCTATGGGTATGCCTCCCATGCCCTCTGACATGCAGATGTCCACAGAG CCACAGGAATCCACGGAGGAAGCAGAAGAGGAGAACGTAGAAG ACCCAAACCCCCCCGTTGACGTGGAAGCACTGAATAAGCAGTACATGGAGAGGAGTGAGGAGCTGTATGATTCACTTATGAGTTGCCACTGGCAGCCATTGGATAGCGTCACATCTGAAATACCAGCAGTGAATGGCTCATGA
- the ano8a gene encoding anoctamin-8, translated as MVLSLTKYSTSLSSFQWVINLLGHHLLQAGQYIMNHKSRMKMVPIENCDVVMTFADTTDDHTLLWLLNQIRLGIPQIVIQIRQHNHNHEYAFFITSTFENLLCGAEQMGMQKTVKPQFGGGTRRFSCAQDDIYENIESELCFFTSQERQNIIRYWLDNLRAKQGDILHNISFLEGQPIIPELKARGVIIQLFPLHEQRILSQLMTSWVQAVCERQPLDDICDYFGVKIAMYFAWLGFYTNSMLYPAVVGFLLWILSENDQTSQDVCCVVFALFNVVWATLFLERWKRREAELAYKWGTLDTPAEPLEEPRPQFRGVKRRSPVTGCEEFYYPPWKRRAFCWLVSLPICILCLCFVCLAMFICLELQEFVTEMKGLPSVTRFIPKILLAITVSTCDEVYKKIAVWLNDMENYRLQSTYENNLIIKTVFFQFINSYLSLFYIGFYLKDMERLREMLATLLIFRQFLQNIKEVLHPYLYEHHKLGVFRTLWDLMHTLLFKYGNLAVEKAQMTYQTIKDLKKPGNQPVQTEKIQRTSLIAGDRTIRAEDCDDDVGLKQRKVSFTEKVECKTMSTQIHGIFLDDGSPTLVEEGMDFEICDDEEIEACDISGNLEGPQSNADFLKRRKTQSKETEHTENKKISWIDPPEEVESTVLTQPEIESCMLTYEDTLQDYQEMFIQFGYVVLFSSAFPLAAMCALINNIIEIRSDALKLCTGLQRPFGQRVENIGHWQTAMEAMGLIAIIVNCYLIGQCGQLQRLFPWLSPEMTIVSIVILEHFAILLKYIIHMAIPDIPEWVVNEMAKLEYRRREALKRHERLAQQQHQQQQKRRREEEEHQRLARQNSQSDKPGPGGAGDYQQEKSSITKTSSGGSVGDKPKRPSSLLGNNNVMKLKQIIPLQSKFTSSTSPTSNEPKHQAFLSFKFLKSPEGKKDASTGVSASALSSTAASAGQEKSQSFNPGKLFNFAKAEGASCVSGEQLPKQGDVVRASNTQHTNDNQTGAQEEMLVPKEDKESTDSGSNTKKKQ; from the exons ATGGTTCTATCACTGACAAAGTATTCTACCTCTCTATCCTCCTTCCAATGGGTGATAAATCTGCTAGGACATCACCTCTTACAGGCAGGGCAGTACATCATGAACCATAAATCCAGGATGAAGATGGTGCCCATTGAAAACTGTGATGTTGTCATGACATTTGCAG ACACTACAGATGACCACACTTTGTTGTGGCTACTTAATCAAATCCGACTAGGAATACCCCAAATAGTAATCCAGATTCGACaacataatcataatcatgAATACGCTTTCTTCATAACTTCAACTTTTGAAAA cttgCTATGTGGTGCAGAGCAAATGGGCATGCAAAAAACTGTGAAACCACAATTTGGAGGTGGAACTCGCAGATTTTCATGTGCACAAGATGACATCTATGAGAACATAGAGAGTGAGCTGTGTTTTTTCACATCACAG GAGCGACAGAACATTATAAGGTACTGGCTGGATAACTTGAGGGCCAAACAGGGTGACATCCTTCACAATATCAGTTTCCTGGAAGGACAGCCAATCA TACCAGAGTTAAAAGCAAGAGGAGTAATTATTCAACTGTTTCCTCTGCATGAGCAAAGAATTCTCAGTCAGCTGATGACCTCCTGGGTCCAGGCAGTCTGTGAAAGACAACCACTGG ATGATATCTGTGATTATTTTGGGGTTAAGATTGCCATGTACTTCGCCTGGTTGGGTTTCTACACCAACTCTATGCTGTATCCTGCAGTGGTTGGCTTTTTGCTATGGATACTCTCTGAAAATGATCAG acaagtcaggatgtgtgctgtgtggtatTTGCCCTCTTTAACGTGGTGTGGGCAACGCTATTCCTGGAAAGATGGAAACGGAGGGAGGCTGAATTAGCATACAAGTGGGGCACTCTCGATACTCCTGCTGAACCTCTGGAAGAGCCTCGGCCACAGTTTCGG GGTGTGAAACGCCGCAGTCCTGTGACAGGGTGTGAGGAGTTTTACTATCCACCCTGGAAGAGAAGAGCCTTCTGCTGGCTGGTCAGCCTTCCCATCTGCATCCTTTGTCTGTGCTTTGTCTGTCTGGCTATGTTCATTTGCCTGGAGCTCCAA GAATTTGTTACTGAAATGAAAGGATTACCCAGTGTGACACGATTTATTCCAAAAATCCTGCTGGCCATAACTGTGTCCACATGTGATGAAGTGTACAAGAAAATTGCAGTCTGGCTCAATGATATGG aaaactACAGACTACAGAGTACTTATGAAAATAATCTCATCATAAAGACTGTTTTT TTTCAGTTTATAAATTCTTACCTCAGCCTTTTCTACATTGGGTTCTACCTGAAAGATATGGAGCGACTGAGAGAG ATGCTGGCCACCTTACTGATCTTCCGTCAATTCTTACAAAATATCAAAGAAGTTCTACATCCATATCTATACGAGCACCACAAGCTCGGTGTTTTCAGAACACTGTGGGACCTTATGCACACTTTGCTTTTTAAGTATGGTAATCTAGCTGTAGAAAAGGCTCAAATGACTTACCAGACCATAAAGGACCTGAAGAAACCTGGCAACCAACctgtgcagacagagaaaatacagaggACAAGTCTTATCGCTGGTGACAGAACAATAAGAGCTGAAGattgtgatgatgatgtggGTCTAAAACAAAGGAAGGTCAGTTTCACAGAGAAAGTGGAATGCAAAACCATGTCAACacaaattcatggcatcttcTTGGATGATGGCAGTCCAACACTGGTGGAGGAAGGAATGGACTTTGAGATATGTGATGATGAGGAGATTGAGGCTTGTGACATCTCAGGTAACCTCGAAGGGCCCCAAAGTAATGCTGATTTTCTCAAGAGAAGAAAGACACAATCCAAAGAAACTGaacacactgagaacaaaaaaatatcTTGGATTGACCCTCCAGAGGAGGTTGAATCCACAGTCCTAACTCAACCTGAGATTGAGAGCTGCATGCTTACCTATGAG GATACCCTCCAGGATTACCAAGAAATGTTCATTCAGTTTGGCTACGTCgtgcttttctcctctgcctttcCTCTGGCAGCCATGTGTGCCCTTATCAACAACATAATTGAGATCCGTAGTGATGCCTTAAAACTTTGCACAGGTCTTCAAAGACCCTTTGGCCAAAGGGTGGAGAACATTGGACATTGGCAG ACAGCAATGGAAGCCATGGGTCTGATTGCCATTATAGTGAACTGTTACCTCATCGGTCAGTGTGGCCAGCTACAGCGTCTGTTCCCCTGGCTAAGCCCAGAGATGACCATAGTCTCTATAGTGATACTAgag CACTTTGCTATTCTCCTGAAGTACATCATTCATATGGCGATCCCTGACATCCCAGAGTGGGTGGTGAACGAGATGGCCAAACTTGAGTACCGACGTCGGGAGGCTCTTAAG AGACATGAAAGGCTGGCTCAGCAGCAGCACCAACAGCAGCAGAAGAGAAGACGTGAGGAGGAGGAGCATCAGAGGCTAGCAAGacaaaacagccaatcagataaGCCTGGACCTGGGGGCGCTGGGGACTACCAACAAGAAAAAAGTTCTATAACAAAGACCAGCTCTGGAGGGTCTGTGGGAGACAAGCCGAAGAGACCCAGTTCCCTGCTGGGCAACAACAACGTGATGAAGCTGAAACAAATCATCCCACTGCAGAGTAAATTTACCTCAAGCACTTCCCCCACAAGCAACGAGCCAAAACATCAAGCGTTTCTAAGTTTTAAGTTCCTCAAGTCCCCTGAGGGAAAAAAGGACGCTTCCACAGGGGTGTCAGCATCGGCGTTGTCATCAACAGCTGCCTCCGCCGGCCAAGAGAAATCCCAGTCCTTTAACCCAGGTAAACTTTTTAACTTTGCTAAAGCAGAAGGGGCAAGCTGTGTCAGTGGAGAACAGCTGCCCAAACAAGGAGATGTGGTGAGGGCATCAAATACACAGCATACAAACGATAACCAGACTGGGGCACAAGAAGAGATGCTTGTTCCTAAGGAAGATAAAGAGAGCACAGACTCAGGTtcaaatacaaagaaaaaacaatga
- the LOC115812903 gene encoding DET1- and DDB1-associated protein 1, with amino-acid sequence MDKADFLKGLPVYNKSNFSKFHADSVCKASNRRPSVYLPTREYPSEQIIVTEKTNILLRYLHQQWDKKNAAKKREQEQAEGESPAPPRKIARTGSRELTEDS; translated from the exons ATGGATAAG GCCGATTTTTTGAAAGGATTACCAGTTTATAACAAAAGCAATTTCAGCAAGTTCCATGCAGATTCTGTCTGTAAAGCTTCG AACAGAAGACCTTCTGTATACCTTCCAACACGTGAATATCCCTCTGAGCAGA TTATTGTCACGGAAAAGACAAATATTCTGTTACGATACCTTCATCAGCAATGGGATAAAAAG AATGCAGCCAAGAAGCGAGAACAAGAacaagcagagggagagagtccaGCACCTCCCCGGAAAATAGCTCGAACAGGCAGTCGAGAGCTGACTGAGGACTCTTAA
- the trnau1apb gene encoding tRNA selenocysteine 1-associated protein 1-like isoform X1 yields MFNRMTSLWMGDLDPYMDENFIKQAFSTMGETAYGVKIINHRLSGGSAGYCFVELADEASVDRCVHRLNGKLVPGSNPPRKFKLNYATYGKRPESGPEFSVFVGDLTSEVDDYQLHQFFLKKYPSCKGAKVVTDPYGNSKGYGFVKFGDESEQKKALEEFQNASGLGGKPIRISIAINKSNKTNNYHNQNHNYNNYQQQYYQQSYNNYYPQWGYDQYNNYNYGYNPYTTPPPVPHGMMGPPPPMGMPPMPSDMQMSTEQPQESTEEAEEENVEDPNPPVDVEALNKQYMERSEELYDSLMSCHWQPLDSVTSEIPAVNGS; encoded by the exons ATGTTTAATCGAATGACAAGCCTGTGGATGGGTGAC CTGGACCCATATATGGACGAAAATTTCATCAAGCAAGCTTTCAGCACCATGGGGGAGACGGCATATGGTGTTAAAATTATAAATCATCGGCTATCAGG AGGATCTGCTGGATATTGCTTTGTGGAGTTGGCAGACGAGGCCAGCGTTGATCGTTGTGTTCATAGACTGAATGGGAAGCTGGTCCCGGGATCAAATCCA cCGAGGAAGTTCAAGCTGAATTATGCAACGTATGGGAAAAGGCCGGAGAGTGG GCCCgagttctctgtctttgtcgGAGATCTTACTTCAGAAGTGGACGACTATCAGCTCCATCAGTTCTTCTTGAAAAAATACCCTTCATGCAAAGGGGCCAAAGTGGTCACAGATCCATATGGGAACTCAAA AGGTTACGGCTTCGTGAAGTTTGGTGATGAAAGTGAACAGAAGAAAGCCCTGGAAGAGTTTCAGAATGCCTCAGGCCTAGGAGGAAAACCCATCAGAATTAGCATCGCCATAAACAAGAG CAACAAAACTAACAATTACCACAACCAGaaccacaactacaacaactaccAACAGCAATACTACCAGCAATCCTACAACAACTACTACCCTCAGTGGGGTTATGATCAGTACAACAATTACAACTATGGCTATAACCCCTACACTACACCACCTCCAGTTCCACATGGGATGATGGGACCACCTCCACCTATGGGTATGCCTCCCATGCCCTCTGACATGCAGATGTCCACAGAG CAGCCACAGGAATCCACGGAGGAAGCAGAAGAGGAGAACGTAGAAG ACCCAAACCCCCCCGTTGACGTGGAAGCACTGAATAAGCAGTACATGGAGAGGAGTGAGGAGCTGTATGATTCACTTATGAGTTGCCACTGGCAGCCATTGGATAGCGTCACATCTGAAATACCAGCAGTGAATGGCTCATGA
- the mrpl34 gene encoding large ribosomal subunit protein bL34m produces MNTIKYIIPHLLGTRSQCWGHVTQHLISKGNQTRAISSSALSAFNAGHLTLRHGTLTTSAEGLGIFQQLPWHYQQVRTGKRGTEYQPSNIKRKRTHGWIKRISTRGGIEVILRRMLKGRKSLTH; encoded by the exons ATGaacacaataaaatatataattcCACATTTACTGGGAACAAGGAGTCAATGCTG GGGTCATGTGACACAGCACCTCATATCCAAGGGGAATCAAACGCGAGCCATCAGTTCTTCAGCTCTGTCAGCTTTCAATGCAGGACACCTCACTCTGCGGCACGGAACGCTGACCACAAGTGCAGAGGGACTCGGTATTTTTCAGCAGCTACCGTGGCATTACCAACAGGTTCGAACTGGGAAACGGGGTACTGAGTACCAGCCTAGTAACATCAAGCGGAAAAGGACCCATGGCTGGATTAAGAGAATTAGCACACGAGGTGGAATTGAGGTGATTCTACGCAGAATGCTTAAAGGACGAAAATCCCTTACACACTGA